gctggccacacctggggAGGTTGTGGTCTCTCaattaattgtttaaaaagcagatagtgcTTCCTTGGCGAGAGCTAGTTTACttcaaggacaacgttgccttttggcGCTTACCAGCTTGttaacttactgactctccgaGGATGCCGCTTCTGCTCTGGGTAATTATAGGTATGCTAGGttggtaagataactttatgggcaacagctgggtaactggggagatcgtgctgggggcttattcCTCTCCTCGTTCCttccttttgggtttgttcattttgttggccacctcttggtaataaacATTGTTTTTTGAGCTTGCAACGGTGTCTTGGTTTTCAAACTTCAGCATGTTCGAACCCCTCCCTAATACAACCCCATACCAATGTCCCAGatccagatgccacctgaacacttccagagaatccaccacctccccgggctacttgttccaatgcctcaaaagtctctcagtggaaaaaggattttttcatAACTAATATGAACCTTGCCCAAAGCAATTTAAGGCCGTTCCCTCACAACCTTTCACTAAAACcttggcagaagagaccaagCCCCAtacccactaaaacctcctttcaggtcattgcagagagcaatgaggtccctcctgagcctccccttctccagactcaacaagcccagttccctcagccgtccctcagcagacatgttttccagagccttccccagctccgttcccttctctggacacgctccagcccctcaagggccttttggcactgaggggtcagaactggacacagcactccaggtggggcctccccagtgcccagcacagaggggcaatcagttctctgctcctgctggccacactcttctccacaaaggccacgatgcccttggccttcttgcccccctgggcacactctgcctcatatccagctgctgtcaagcagcacccccaagtcccttcctgctgagcagctctccagcccctctgcccccagcctggagcattccagggggttgttgggacccaagggcaggccctgacacttggccttcttgatccagcctgtccagatccctctgcagagccttcctgccctccagcacatccacactcacacccaacatggtgttgtccacgactttcctgagggggcactcgatcccctggcccagatcaCCCAGaacgatgttaaacaggagcagccccaaccctgagcccttgggaaccccactagtgattGGCCCCatctggatttccttccattccccaccactccctgggccatcagacactttgtcatccagcaaacagttccccaggcaagccatgagcagccagtttgtgcaggagatgctgggggagatggtgccaaaggctttctggaattccacagagacacatccccagcctttccctcagctgctgagcgggtcctttgtcagagaaggagatgaggttggtcaggcaggacctgcctttcccaaccccacactggctgggcctgatcccctggttgtcctgcccgtgccatgggatggcactgaggaggatctgctgcatggacttccctggtcctgaggtcaatgggacaggccaggagtttCCCAGATCCtccctttggcccttcctgtgcaTGGGCATCCCATTTGCTagttgccagtcagctgggacttgtgcagttgtgcagcactgctggggaatgagtgagagtggcttggccagctctttctccagctccctcaggactcttggctgcatcccatgtgggcccaggcacttggggggatctcactggcagagcaggtcactgaccatttcctcctgcattgtgggggcttcactcagctcccagtcagcagcttccagccaaagcctgcctgccaggtgtccaaggggtcagttctgctgccccctccttccttcccccacaatggaaaactccctcattttgggtccctgtgccccagacggctccgaccaccacctcacccaccagtcccacaatcatggaatgctttggcttgggatgggccttcaagatcatctcaaTACTCTCATaagaaagaattccttcctactatctcctccaacccttccctcgATCcatgtgaagccactgccccttgtcctgtcactccaggcccttgtccaaagtctctctccatctttctggttggctcccttcaggcactggaaggccacaatcaggtcagcacaaagccttctcttctccagcctgaacaatcccagttttctcagccctgagatatttctgaacctcccagaatccaggggccattgggaccctgcagaacctcctgcattcaagtgctccttgtgaaactgcaggctctcctggaacccaaggattcctggaacactgcagagctcacggaaccaaggggccactgacccactgcagctccttctgaagcacaagggaccctgggacagtgggaaatctccgagaatccaaagggcatttggggactgcagggcctcgtggaactaaaggaacctttggagcctggggaagctcatggaatccaggggccattgggacatgtggggcctcctggaagcaaaggaaccctgagaatttttatgggaacaagttaaggcaggAGCTGCAACTCTCAGTTAATCAGGATACacaaggagtgttttggccttgactggtgttttccatccagagagtgctgtttgccaaagtggaaaccacttggaatgCCCTGCAtggttttttctctgtgtttttctctggtggctgaacacagccagcacatgaggggaggggaatgtgtgggatcagggcactgctttggggccatgctgggaattccagtggactaaaagacaaagcccaggtgctgtttccaaaggaaccccaatgaaagggggatgCCAGAAAGATGGGCGGACAAGTCCtgaaatggaactctgtgtgtgcagcctcattttctccttcagcatcCACAGGAGAAGGGGCAAAATGTGGGGGATCGGACCCCTAAACCGTTTGGGGGGGATAaatggggattgaggggacaatgaaaaagtggaagaaatagggagaagggtggaaaagggggggtggttTGACCAGTCTgatggtcccatgggggtctttgggcacaggggggttggcaaaAGGGGGGTggtccccctgagctcccaactgactgtggggtgctgggggctgctggatccaatctcagccttcgATCATGCCAACACTTTTAAGTTTAagggaattacagaggtgtgactgaaccacttttgtttcccaggttttaatgatggtaAGTCAGATCTATTGATACAAATGAATTATtaagggttacaaatgatcagacaaaagatcttcatcacaattatttactgcacaaaatacacactaaaactaccaggagtacaggataagataggacagggcTCTACACTAAAgtaattgttgaagcaattctactcaagctgccacaaaagcaataattcttaattagagatagatggaactcccccagaccaacactcgtggggagatctctgctctcagcctccagcagtgaccttgggggggtccccagccaaggcaggaatctccacacacaccccaagaagggttctgttggaagaacctgcccctggaaaaggggactggccctttgtggttgAAAGagatggactgacagtcactggactccaggggttgcctcaacatcagggggttcattcggggtggaagcagtgaAGCAgtggttgaagctcttcccacagccggagcactggtagggcttctcttactggtgggtccgttggtgtctggtcaaggtagagctctgggtgaagctcttcccacactccccacacttgtagggcctctccccagtgtggatgcgccggtgggtaACGAGGgtggagttccggttgaagcccttcccgcagtcggtgcagcggaagggcctctcatccgtgtgtgtccgctggtgcatgaggagatgtgagctggtctgaaacctcttcccacattccaagcacttgtagggccattccccagtgtggatgcgcttgTGGGTGCGAAGGgtggagctctggctgaagttcttcccacattcccaacacgtgtagggccgttccccagtgtggatgtgctggtgggtgaggaggtgggaactacacctgaagctcttcccacattccccacacgtgtagggccgttccccagtgtggatgtgctggtgtcggatcaggtgggagctccagctgaagctcttctcacattccaagcacctgaagggcttctccctgctgggaggctgatcagggaccaccagctcagaactccccctcaagctccagctgccttcccggcacaggctgggtcCTTCTttctcagagcaccctgggatggctttggagcccctcctgcgcggggatctccggcccttttcctccccgctgccttcctgcgccggggagcccttcaaaacggcctctcccaccagggtctcacggggggatttgtcctccgggc
This Pseudopipra pipra isolate bDixPip1 chromosome W, bDixPip1.hap1, whole genome shotgun sequence DNA region includes the following protein-coding sequences:
- the LOC135404694 gene encoding zinc finger protein with KRAB and SCAN domains 1-like, producing the protein MPGSGEEKGRRSPRRRGSKAIPGCSEKEGPSLCREGSWSLRGSSELVVPDQPPSREKPFRCLECEKSFSWSSHLIRHQHIHTGERPYTCGECGKSFRCSSHLLTHQHIHTGERPYTCWECGKNFSQSSTLRTHKRIHTGEWPYKCLECGKRFQTSSHLLMHQRTHTDERPFRCTDCGKGFNRNSTLVTHRRIHTGERPYKCGECGKSFTQSSTLTRHQRTHQ